The window CAGCGTTATGCTCGGCGTTAGCCACAGCTGAACGGACTAACTTACGGATTGGTTCGCAAGCGCGATAGGGCATAAACTCCAAAATAATTAGAGCTTCTCGATAAGATATTCCCCTAATCTGATCGAGAACCCGCCGTACTTTGTGAGCCGACATTCTGACGTAACGCGCGCTCGCTTTTACTTCTGTATTTGTATCAACCGCCATAATCTTCTCCTAGACTTATAAATTCT of the Microcoleus sp. FACHB-831 genome contains:
- the rplV gene encoding 50S ribosomal protein L22, with protein sequence MAVDTNTEVKASARYVRMSAHKVRRVLDQIRGISYREALIILEFMPYRACEPIRKLVRSAVANAEHNAGLDRNNLVISQAYADQGPSLKRFRPRAQGRAYQIRKPTCHITVAVAADASEQE